Proteins encoded by one window of Cylindrospermum stagnale PCC 7417:
- a CDS encoding RloB family protein, with amino-acid sequence MSRPLNRRQPSKKIGQKIIIACEGSKTEPIYFNSIRNELRSPTLEIIVLRHQGKTDPGNIIERLIEERQQMKDEKRWSNKDVAWAVFDGDEHIEKSRAIWDNAINRAKSQNIQLAITNPCFELWYLIHFQEHLGQINRDKLAKLLEKHIPDYDKSMCLYPKPLKSLTKRAIQYADKIAKQIERNELDAHSNPCCSGLPNLISSLLNLENI; translated from the coding sequence GTGTCAAGACCGTTAAATCGTCGTCAACCTAGCAAAAAGATTGGTCAGAAAATAATAATTGCTTGTGAAGGAAGTAAAACAGAACCAATTTATTTCAACAGCATTCGCAATGAATTACGTTCACCGACTTTAGAAATTATCGTATTACGTCATCAAGGCAAAACTGACCCAGGTAACATTATTGAAAGACTCATCGAAGAACGACAGCAGATGAAAGATGAGAAGAGATGGAGTAATAAAGATGTTGCTTGGGCTGTGTTTGACGGAGATGAACATATAGAAAAAAGTCGAGCAATTTGGGATAATGCAATTAATAGAGCTAAAAGCCAAAATATCCAGCTAGCAATTACAAACCCCTGTTTTGAACTTTGGTATTTAATTCACTTTCAAGAGCATTTAGGACAAATTAACCGTGACAAGTTAGCTAAATTACTAGAAAAGCATATACCCGACTACGATAAATCAATGTGTCTTTATCCAAAACCTTTGAAATCGTTGACAAAACGCGCAATTCAATATGCTGATAAAATTGCCAAGCAGATAGAACGTAATGAATTAGATGCACATTCTAACCCCTGCTGTAGCGGCTTGCCTAACCTAATTAGTAGTTTGTTAAATTTAGAGAATATTTAG
- a CDS encoding aldo/keto reductase codes for MQMNQKLTLPSMGCGTWAWGNQLLWGYNEGMDDQLQAVFNLCVSNGVTLFDTGDSYGTGRLNGRSEQLLGRFFGEYQGLGKDNICIATKLAAYPWRWTRQAMVSACKASAQRLGKNVDLVQMHWSTANYAPWQESGLLDGLADLYEQGLVKGVGLSNYGPKRLQYVQKKFAERGVPITSLQVQYSLLSTYPVTELGLKDVCDDLGIKLIAYSPLALGLLTGKFSEKGTFPKGIRGLLCRQLLPGMKPLLGCLREVANFRNKTMSQVAINWCICKGTIPIPGAKSLKQAEDNIGALGWLLSDGEVADLDQAAASVDKKMVQNIFQTK; via the coding sequence ATGCAGATGAACCAAAAACTCACCCTCCCCAGCATGGGTTGTGGAACTTGGGCATGGGGTAACCAACTGCTCTGGGGATACAATGAAGGCATGGATGACCAGTTGCAAGCCGTCTTTAACTTGTGTGTAAGCAACGGTGTCACCTTATTTGATACTGGTGACTCCTACGGGACTGGAAGATTAAACGGACGGAGTGAGCAACTTTTGGGACGATTTTTTGGGGAATATCAGGGTTTAGGTAAAGATAATATTTGCATTGCTACCAAGCTAGCTGCTTACCCTTGGAGATGGACGAGACAAGCGATGGTGTCCGCTTGCAAGGCTTCTGCTCAACGTTTGGGCAAAAATGTCGATTTAGTGCAGATGCACTGGTCTACAGCCAATTACGCACCTTGGCAAGAGTCAGGACTGTTAGATGGTTTAGCGGATCTTTATGAACAAGGGTTAGTTAAGGGGGTGGGATTATCTAATTACGGGCCAAAACGGCTGCAATATGTGCAGAAAAAGTTTGCTGAGAGAGGTGTACCAATTACTTCTTTGCAAGTTCAATACTCTTTGCTGTCTACCTATCCTGTCACCGAATTAGGGTTAAAAGATGTTTGCGATGATTTGGGAATTAAACTGATAGCTTACAGTCCGCTTGCTTTGGGTTTGTTGACAGGCAAGTTTTCGGAAAAAGGCACTTTTCCTAAAGGTATTCGGGGCTTATTGTGTCGGCAGTTATTACCAGGAATGAAACCGCTTTTAGGCTGTTTGCGTGAGGTGGCAAATTTCCGAAATAAAACTATGTCTCAGGTGGCAATTAATTGGTGTATTTGTAAAGGTACAATTCCTATTCCTGGAGCAAAGAGTTTAAAGCAAGCAGAAGATAATATTGGTGCTTTGGGTTGGTTGTTGAGTGATGGTGAGGTTGCAGATTTAGATCAAGCTGCTGCAAGTGTGGATAAGAAGATGGTGCAAAATATTTTTCAGACCAAGTAA